A portion of the Acidimicrobiales bacterium genome contains these proteins:
- a CDS encoding metalloregulator ArsR/SmtB family transcription factor — MTVEPRLAALARVGRALADPTRCRLLLALLDGPAHPSELAALLGLTRANTSNHLTRLRHSGLVLTEASGRNVTYRLADEHLAHALSDLADVVLAAGRSGEIRAGAPALVLVRSS, encoded by the coding sequence GTGACCGTGGAGCCCCGACTCGCCGCCCTCGCTCGGGTGGGCCGTGCGCTCGCCGACCCGACGCGCTGCCGGCTGCTCCTTGCCCTCCTCGACGGGCCCGCGCATCCGAGCGAGCTCGCCGCCCTCCTCGGCCTTACCCGAGCGAACACGAGCAATCACCTCACCCGCCTCCGCCACTCGGGACTCGTCCTCACCGAGGCGAGCGGGCGCAACGTCACCTACCGCCTCGCCGACGAGCACCTCGCGCACGCGCTCTCGGACCTCGCCGACGTCGTGCTCGCCGCCGGGCGCAGCGGGGAGATCCGAGCGGGCGCCCCCGCCCTCGTGCTGGTGCGGTCGTCGTGA
- a CDS encoding cation diffusion facilitator family transporter — protein MSHGHGGTAAVAHRARLVLVLGITLGILAAEVVGGLLAHSLVLLADAGHVAADAAGIGLSLLAIWFAGRSPSDTRTFGLQRAEILAALWNAILLLGIGVFILIEAVRRLDHPQVVRPSLMFAFGGVALAGNLTSAALLSRGQGESLNLRGAFLEVLSDLLGAAAVLVAAAVVATTGYERADALASIVIGALVVPRTLKLLRDAADILLEAAPKDVDLVRVRAHILEMSGVIDVHDLHAWTVTSGVPVLSAHVVVADSVLADGGAGLVLDRLADCLGAHFDVEHCTFQLEPASHLEHERAVHR, from the coding sequence GTGAGCCACGGCCACGGGGGGACCGCCGCCGTCGCCCATCGCGCGCGCCTCGTGCTCGTCCTCGGGATCACCCTCGGGATCCTCGCCGCCGAGGTCGTGGGTGGGCTGCTCGCCCACTCGCTCGTCCTTCTCGCCGACGCCGGCCACGTCGCGGCCGACGCGGCGGGGATCGGCCTGTCGCTGCTCGCCATCTGGTTCGCGGGGCGCAGTCCGAGCGACACCCGCACCTTCGGGCTGCAGCGCGCGGAGATCCTCGCGGCGCTGTGGAACGCGATCCTCCTCCTCGGCATCGGGGTCTTCATCCTCATCGAGGCCGTCCGCCGCCTCGACCACCCGCAGGTGGTGAGGCCGTCGCTGATGTTCGCCTTCGGCGGGGTGGCGCTCGCCGGCAACCTCACGAGCGCGGCGCTGTTGTCGCGCGGCCAGGGCGAGAGCCTCAACCTGCGGGGCGCCTTCCTCGAGGTCCTCTCCGACCTGCTCGGCGCCGCCGCGGTGCTCGTCGCCGCCGCTGTCGTCGCGACCACCGGCTACGAGCGGGCGGACGCGCTCGCGTCGATCGTCATCGGCGCGCTCGTCGTGCCGCGCACCCTGAAGCTGCTGCGCGACGCCGCCGACATCCTGCTCGAGGCGGCCCCGAAGGATGTCGATCTCGTCAGGGTGCGCGCCCACATCCTCGAGATGAGCGGCGTCATCGACGTCCACGACCTGCACGCATGGACCGTGACGAGCGGCGTCCCGGTCCTCTCTGCGCACGTCGTCGTCGCCGATTCGGTGCTCGCCGATGGAGGGGCGGGCCTCGTCCTCGACCGCCTCGCCGACTGCCTTGGCGCGCACTTCGACGTCGAGCACTGCACGTTCCAGCTGGAGCCCGCCTCGCACCTGGAGCACGAGCGCGCGGTGCACCGCTGA
- a CDS encoding ATP-binding protein, with amino-acid sequence MRYAPAGTTVRVTARRDAQGSRREVAVLDDGPGFPAAFLPGATEAFSRPDSARDRAHGGAGLGLAIVAALVEAHGGELTLANSAPYGAAARLRFPDATEPRTAPRALPAPTAGQDVTVTEAGRPRARNGVD; translated from the coding sequence ATGCGCTACGCCCCCGCGGGGACCACGGTGCGCGTCACGGCACGCCGCGACGCGCAGGGGTCGCGCCGTGAGGTGGCGGTCCTCGACGACGGGCCGGGCTTCCCCGCGGCCTTCCTCCCCGGTGCGACCGAGGCCTTCAGCCGCCCCGACAGCGCCCGCGACCGCGCGCACGGCGGTGCCGGGCTCGGCCTCGCAATCGTGGCCGCGCTCGTGGAGGCGCACGGCGGCGAGCTCACCCTCGCGAACAGCGCACCGTACGGTGCAGCCGCGAGACTGCGCTTCCCCGACGCCACCGAGCCGCGAACGGCGCCGCGCGCACTGCCCGCCCCGACGGCGGGGCAGGACGTCACGGTGACCGAAGCGGGGCGCCCCCGAGCACGGAACGGAGTCGATTGA
- a CDS encoding YncE family protein has translation MAVRPPRRRHGGRPRRRRRGWPAGVAAIAVIAALLATAGRAIDPDHPATASSVGGSSAGAAGRSGHATVAAQSSALPGMPPVGNAKDIYAADNPSGLSPAVRGDRPLIYVPNSGGDTVTEIDPRTYKVVRTFVSGRNPQHVVPSWDLKTLWVTNDLSNSLTPINPKTGLPGPNAPVTDPYNMYFTPDGRHAIVVAEAHQQLDFRDPHTMALTHALSVPCRGVDHIDFSADGRYLLATCEFSGTLVKVATAAERVVATLQLPSVGGMTGMPQDVKLSPDGKVFYVADMVANGVYEVDGASMRVIGFIPTGLGAHGLYVSRNDKALYVSNRMEGSISVISLATRKVITKWRIPGGGSPDMGNVSVNGKVLWLSGRYNSVVYAIDTSNGKLLAEIPVGTAPHGLSVWPQPGRYSLGHTGILR, from the coding sequence ATGGCGGTTCGTCCCCCGCGCCGGCGGCACGGCGGCCGACCGAGGCGACGTCGCCGGGGCTGGCCGGCCGGTGTCGCCGCGATCGCGGTGATCGCCGCCCTCCTCGCGACGGCGGGGCGCGCGATTGACCCCGACCATCCCGCCACCGCCTCGTCGGTCGGCGGCTCCTCGGCCGGAGCTGCCGGCCGGTCGGGCCACGCGACGGTCGCCGCCCAGAGCTCGGCCCTCCCCGGGATGCCCCCGGTCGGGAACGCGAAGGACATCTACGCCGCGGACAACCCCTCGGGCCTGAGCCCGGCAGTGCGTGGCGACCGTCCCCTCATCTACGTCCCGAACTCCGGCGGGGATACCGTGACCGAGATCGACCCGAGGACCTACAAGGTCGTGCGCACCTTCGTGAGCGGCCGCAACCCGCAGCACGTCGTGCCCTCGTGGGACCTGAAGACGCTGTGGGTGACCAACGACCTCAGCAACTCGCTCACGCCGATCAACCCGAAGACGGGCCTGCCCGGGCCGAACGCCCCGGTGACCGACCCGTACAACATGTACTTCACCCCCGACGGCAGGCACGCGATCGTCGTCGCCGAGGCCCATCAGCAGCTCGACTTCCGCGACCCGCACACGATGGCCCTCACGCACGCGCTCTCGGTCCCCTGCCGCGGGGTGGACCACATCGACTTCTCGGCCGACGGCCGCTACTTACTCGCCACCTGCGAGTTCTCCGGGACCCTCGTGAAGGTCGCGACGGCGGCGGAGCGGGTCGTCGCCACCCTGCAGCTCCCGAGCGTCGGCGGCATGACGGGCATGCCCCAGGACGTCAAGCTCTCCCCCGACGGGAAGGTCTTCTACGTCGCGGACATGGTCGCGAACGGCGTCTACGAGGTCGACGGGGCCTCGATGCGGGTCATCGGCTTCATCCCGACCGGCCTCGGCGCGCACGGCCTCTACGTGAGCCGCAACGACAAGGCGCTCTACGTCTCGAACCGCATGGAGGGCTCGATCTCGGTGATCTCCCTAGCGACGCGCAAGGTGATCACCAAGTGGCGGATCCCCGGTGGTGGGAGCCCGGACATGGGCAACGTCTCGGTGAACGGCAAGGTGCTGTGGCTCTCGGGGCGTTACAACTCGGTCGTCTACGCGATCGACACATCGAACGGGAAGCTGCTGGCCGAGATCCCCGTCGGCACCGCCCCGCACGGCCTCTCGGTCTGGCCACAGCCCGGCCGCTACTCACTCGGCCACACCGGGATCCTGCGCTGA
- a CDS encoding LLM class flavin-dependent oxidoreductase — protein MDTLGYFLSSEEHSPAALVHQARAVEEAGFDSVFISDHFHPWNDRQGESAFVWSVIGAIAGSTRLTVTTGVTCPTVRIHPAVIAQAAATCQLLCEGRFRLGVGSGEKLNEHILGDRWPSAQVRRRCSRRRWR, from the coding sequence GTGGACACCCTCGGTTACTTCCTGTCGAGCGAGGAGCACTCCCCCGCGGCGCTCGTCCACCAGGCGCGCGCCGTCGAGGAGGCCGGCTTCGACTCGGTGTTCATCTCTGACCACTTCCACCCCTGGAACGACCGCCAGGGGGAGAGCGCCTTCGTCTGGTCGGTGATCGGCGCCATCGCCGGGAGCACCCGCCTCACCGTCACGACCGGCGTCACCTGCCCGACCGTGCGCATCCACCCCGCCGTCATCGCGCAGGCCGCCGCCACCTGCCAGCTGCTCTGCGAGGGGCGCTTCCGCCTCGGAGTCGGCAGCGGCGAGAAGCTCAACGAGCACATCCTCGGTGATCGCTGGCCGTCCGCACAGGTGCGCCGGAGATGCTCGAGGAGGCGGTGGAGGTGA
- a CDS encoding DedA family protein, with protein MTHLLLTWGYLALFIAVLLAAMGIPTGSELVIAFAGALASGKVSGSEHHLNIVVVIVVASIAELAGSFLGYGIGRVGGRPLVEHLGKYVLITPRDLDRAERLFQRHGQPVVFFGRFIPLVRSFVGIAAGIAEMAVLPFAVFTGLAATLWVAAFALLGDSLGAKWNHSLHSVSTVGYAVAALVVVLGAALFLKRFREVRHAHRGLRQVQGEAAPREGLVPLSQLPAEPVAGGGLPTTEG; from the coding sequence ATGACGCACCTCCTCCTCACCTGGGGCTACCTGGCGCTGTTCATCGCCGTGCTGCTCGCGGCGATGGGCATCCCGACCGGCTCCGAGCTCGTCATCGCCTTCGCCGGAGCACTCGCGAGCGGCAAGGTGAGCGGCAGCGAGCACCACCTCAACATCGTCGTCGTGATCGTCGTCGCCTCGATCGCGGAGCTCGCCGGCTCCTTCCTCGGCTACGGCATCGGCCGCGTCGGCGGGAGGCCGCTCGTCGAGCACCTCGGCAAGTACGTGCTCATCACCCCCCGCGACCTCGACCGCGCGGAGCGGCTCTTCCAGCGCCACGGCCAGCCGGTCGTCTTCTTCGGCCGCTTCATCCCGCTCGTCCGCTCCTTCGTCGGGATCGCGGCGGGGATCGCCGAGATGGCGGTGCTGCCCTTCGCGGTCTTCACCGGCCTCGCGGCGACGCTGTGGGTCGCGGCCTTCGCCCTCCTCGGCGACAGCCTCGGGGCGAAGTGGAACCACTCGCTGCACAGCGTGAGCACCGTCGGCTACGCCGTCGCCGCCCTCGTCGTGGTGCTCGGGGCCGCGCTGTTCCTGAAGCGCTTCCGCGAGGTGCGCCACGCGCACCGGGGCCTGCGACAGGTGCAGGGGGAGGCCGCGCCACGCGAGGGCTTGGTCCCGCTCAGCCAGCTGCCCGCGGAGCCGGTGGCGGGCGGAGGCCTGCCGACGACCGAGGGCTGA
- a CDS encoding PadR family transcriptional regulator, giving the protein MLGSLADGAKHGLAILADLEGLAGTAFGPGTLYGVIARLESRGLIERLDGGDARRHPYQLTARGAEVLRDQLASMERFAARSTARLRASAPNRAWGLA; this is encoded by the coding sequence GTGCTCGGAAGCCTCGCCGACGGCGCCAAGCACGGACTCGCGATCCTCGCCGACCTCGAGGGTCTGGCCGGGACCGCCTTCGGCCCGGGGACGCTCTACGGGGTGATCGCCAGGCTCGAGTCGCGCGGGCTCATCGAGCGGCTCGACGGTGGGGACGCCCGTCGCCACCCGTACCAGCTGACGGCGCGCGGGGCCGAGGTGCTGCGCGACCAGCTCGCCTCGATGGAGCGCTTCGCCGCCCGCAGCACCGCCCGCCTGCGGGCGTCCGCGCCGAACCGCGCCTGGGGGCTCGCATGA
- a CDS encoding TIGR03557 family F420-dependent LLM class oxidoreductase — MLEEAVEVIRTLWSGGVRSHRGEHYTLDAARLYSLPDAPPPVLVSGFGPKAIRLAARVGDGFVTTRPSAEHVRLYREAGGQGPVVGACKFCWGPDEKAAVALAHDLWPTEALSGQLSQELPMPAHFDEATALVTPEMVGEALPCGPDPARYIESINGFVEAGFDELFINQIGPDLQGFLRFFESEVRPKLSIS; from the coding sequence ATGCTCGAGGAGGCGGTGGAGGTGATCCGCACGCTGTGGAGCGGTGGCGTCCGCAGCCACCGTGGCGAGCATTACACGCTCGACGCGGCGCGGCTGTACTCGCTCCCCGACGCCCCGCCGCCGGTGCTGGTCTCGGGCTTCGGGCCGAAGGCGATCCGCCTGGCGGCGCGCGTCGGCGACGGCTTCGTGACCACCCGGCCGAGCGCCGAGCACGTGCGGCTCTACCGCGAGGCTGGCGGCCAGGGGCCAGTGGTGGGGGCCTGCAAGTTCTGCTGGGGGCCCGACGAAAAGGCCGCGGTGGCGCTCGCGCACGACCTGTGGCCGACCGAGGCGCTCTCGGGGCAGCTCTCCCAGGAGCTGCCCATGCCGGCCCACTTCGACGAGGCGACCGCGCTCGTCACGCCGGAGATGGTCGGCGAGGCGCTCCCCTGCGGCCCCGACCCGGCCCGCTACATCGAGTCGATCAACGGCTTTGTCGAGGCGGGCTTCGACGAGCTCTTCATCAACCAGATCGGCCCCGACCTGCAGGGCTTCCTGCGCTTCTTCGAGAGCGAGGTGCGGCCGAAGCTCAGCATCAGCTGA
- a CDS encoding enolase C-terminal domain-like protein, translated as MSAPSRAAQAPVSALDCRAYRVPTDQPEADGTLAWTSTVAVVVEVSAAGAVGTGWTYASAACRTLIEEELAEVVLGGEALEITGLHEQMVRRCRNLGRPGIVSCAISAVDIALWDLKARLLGLPLANLFGRYREAVPVYGSGGFTTYDEATFGRQLTGWMEQGITAMKLKIGESWGSKVARDLSRVAFARSVIGDRELYVDANGGYSRKQAVRVGRRIVEEHDVVWFEEPVSSDDLEGLREVRDQLTCDVAAGEYGYDEPYFARMLAAGAVDCLQIDVTRCGGYTSFLRAAALAAAHGLAVSAHCAPGLHAPVAVGLPNLRHIEYFHDHARLEALLFEGTLAVVDGTLTPDASVAGHGMALRGDDEFRLG; from the coding sequence GTGAGCGCCCCCTCCCGTGCCGCCCAGGCGCCGGTCTCGGCGCTCGACTGCCGCGCCTACCGCGTCCCGACCGACCAGCCCGAAGCGGACGGGACCCTCGCCTGGACCTCGACCGTCGCCGTCGTCGTCGAGGTGAGCGCGGCCGGGGCCGTCGGCACGGGTTGGACCTACGCCTCGGCCGCCTGCCGGACCCTCATCGAGGAGGAGCTCGCCGAGGTGGTCCTCGGCGGCGAGGCGCTCGAGATCACCGGCCTGCACGAGCAGATGGTCCGTCGCTGCCGCAACCTCGGCCGCCCCGGCATCGTCTCCTGCGCGATCTCCGCGGTCGACATCGCGCTGTGGGACCTGAAGGCGCGCCTCCTCGGCCTGCCGCTGGCGAACCTGTTTGGCCGCTACCGCGAGGCGGTCCCGGTCTACGGGAGCGGCGGCTTCACCACCTACGACGAGGCGACCTTCGGACGGCAGCTCACCGGCTGGATGGAGCAGGGCATCACCGCGATGAAGCTGAAGATCGGCGAGTCGTGGGGGAGCAAGGTCGCCCGCGACCTCTCCCGTGTCGCCTTCGCCCGCAGCGTGATCGGCGACCGCGAGCTGTACGTCGACGCGAACGGCGGCTACAGCCGCAAGCAGGCGGTGCGCGTCGGCCGGCGCATCGTCGAGGAGCACGACGTCGTCTGGTTCGAGGAGCCCGTCTCCTCAGACGACCTGGAGGGCCTCCGCGAGGTGCGGGACCAGCTCACCTGCGACGTGGCGGCGGGCGAGTACGGCTACGACGAGCCCTACTTCGCGCGCATGCTCGCCGCCGGGGCGGTCGACTGCCTGCAGATCGACGTCACGCGCTGCGGCGGCTACACGTCCTTCCTGCGCGCCGCCGCCCTCGCCGCCGCGCACGGCCTCGCGGTCTCCGCGCACTGCGCTCCCGGCCTGCACGCGCCGGTCGCCGTGGGCCTCCCCAACCTGCGCCACATCGAGTACTTCCACGACCACGCCCGCCTCGAGGCGCTGCTCTTCGAGGGAACCCTCGCCGTCGTCGACGGGACCCTCACCCCCGACGCCTCCGTCGCCGGCCACGGCATGGCGCTGCGCGGCGACGACGAGTTTCGACTCGGCTGA
- a CDS encoding histidine kinase dimerization/phospho-acceptor domain-containing protein — MAAIRGTPNFLVVGASLATVDRAIDGVQTLLFVGGPLAVFAAAVAGDVIAGAALRPVERMRRQASEASADDDDFALDVPRTDDEIAALAETLNDLLRRLHGALGRQRGFIASASHELRTPLTALTMELDLAARADRSPGELRAAVVAAREEALRLGHLCEDLLLLAQSESGVDLVRPLRQPVAPVLSASVEAMQRLAVERHLSHPRRRRGPHLRFRRGGAATGRHQPRRQRDALRPRGDHGARHGTPRRAGVAP; from the coding sequence GTGGCGGCGATCCGCGGCACGCCCAACTTCCTCGTCGTCGGGGCCTCGCTCGCGACCGTCGACCGGGCGATCGACGGCGTGCAGACGCTGCTGTTCGTGGGCGGCCCGCTGGCGGTCTTCGCCGCCGCCGTCGCCGGGGACGTGATCGCCGGTGCCGCCCTGCGGCCGGTCGAGCGGATGCGCCGGCAGGCCTCGGAGGCCTCCGCCGACGACGACGACTTCGCCCTCGACGTGCCGCGCACCGACGACGAGATCGCGGCGCTCGCGGAGACCCTCAACGACCTGCTGCGCCGCCTGCACGGCGCGCTCGGGCGGCAACGCGGCTTCATCGCCTCGGCCAGCCACGAGCTGCGCACCCCGCTCACCGCGCTCACGATGGAGCTCGACCTCGCGGCGCGCGCCGACCGCTCGCCCGGCGAGCTGCGCGCCGCCGTCGTCGCGGCGCGCGAGGAGGCGCTCCGCCTCGGCCATCTCTGCGAGGATTTGCTCCTGCTCGCGCAGTCCGAGTCGGGGGTCGACCTCGTGCGTCCACTGCGTCAGCCCGTCGCACCGGTACTCTCGGCATCAGTGGAGGCGATGCAGCGGCTGGCCGTCGAGCGGCACCTCTCTCACCCTCGACGCCGACGAGGGCCTCACCTTCGCTTTCGACGAGGTGGCGCTGCGACGGGCCGTCACCAACCTCGTCGACAACGCGATGCGCTACGCCCCCGCGGGGACCACGGTGCGCGTCACGGCACGCCGCGACGCGCAGGGGTCGCGCCGTGA
- a CDS encoding DUF1345 domain-containing protein, with protein sequence MNAHGLTVARRGSPSDAPAGRRVLTSAALGLAAGIACAALAPWQVADLCGWDVASLLFLTRIWWIIRPLDAKATEKWADREDASTAVADLVVVSAATACIAGAGLTLLHAGKSAGGTKAAMIALAALSVVLAWAAVHTVFTLRYARLYYSGEDGGIDFNARHDEAPCYLDFAYVAFTVGMTFQVSDTDITDLAVRRTILRHALLSFVFGAMILGMTINIVAGLLA encoded by the coding sequence GTGAACGCGCACGGGCTGACCGTCGCGCGGCGCGGGAGCCCGAGCGACGCGCCAGCGGGGCGGCGGGTCCTCACCTCGGCGGCCCTCGGCCTCGCCGCGGGCATCGCCTGCGCGGCGCTCGCGCCCTGGCAGGTGGCGGACCTCTGCGGCTGGGACGTCGCGTCGCTCCTCTTCCTCACCCGGATCTGGTGGATCATCCGCCCGCTCGACGCCAAGGCGACCGAGAAGTGGGCCGATCGCGAGGATGCGAGCACCGCCGTCGCGGACCTCGTGGTCGTCTCGGCGGCGACCGCCTGCATCGCCGGGGCGGGCCTGACGCTGCTGCACGCCGGCAAGAGCGCGGGGGGGACCAAGGCGGCGATGATCGCCCTCGCCGCGCTGAGCGTCGTGCTCGCGTGGGCCGCGGTGCACACCGTCTTCACGCTCCGCTACGCCCGCCTCTACTACTCCGGTGAGGACGGGGGCATCGACTTCAACGCCCGCCACGACGAAGCGCCGTGCTACCTCGACTTCGCCTACGTCGCCTTCACCGTGGGGATGACCTTCCAGGTCTCCGACACCGACATCACCGACCTCGCGGTGCGCCGCACGATCCTGCGCCACGCCCTGCTCTCGTTCGTCTTCGGGGCGATGATCCTCGGGATGACGATCAACATCGTCGCCGGCCTGCTCGCCTGA
- a CDS encoding SLC13 family permease → MGESQGGRARRGLSTPLLVLVGAGVGAVAAVLRPHPAAAAVAQDWAPFVLVAGLLVIGVLADDDRLFAAVGERLARAAHHSATLFVGAAAVVGVVTALLNLDTSVAFLTPVLIYTARARDEQGDAYLYASLLLANAASLFLPGSNLTNLIVLGHLHLDGRHFLAETWAPALAGFVATAAVLGVLERRALRHRGGAATAGRRPHLGVGLASVTAAAALVIALRAPALPVAAVAVGAAAVRTVTDRSLWRRAVAAVGVPSLIGLFGVAVALGTLGRVWHGPATFVGHLDSVGCAAVAAVAAVLVNNLPAASLLAARTPSHPIALLVGLDFGPNLFLTGSLAWLLWLRAARRAGARPSLARACRLGATTVPVAIATALGALALSGAH, encoded by the coding sequence ATGGGCGAGTCGCAAGGCGGCCGGGCCCGTCGTGGCCTCAGCACCCCCCTCCTCGTCCTCGTCGGGGCGGGCGTCGGCGCGGTGGCCGCGGTCCTCCGCCCGCACCCCGCCGCGGCGGCGGTGGCGCAGGACTGGGCGCCGTTCGTGCTCGTCGCCGGGCTGCTCGTGATCGGCGTCCTCGCTGACGACGACCGGCTCTTCGCGGCCGTGGGCGAGCGCCTCGCCCGCGCCGCGCATCACTCGGCGACGCTGTTCGTCGGTGCCGCCGCGGTCGTCGGCGTGGTCACCGCGCTCCTCAACCTCGACACCTCGGTCGCCTTCCTCACCCCGGTCCTCATCTACACCGCCCGCGCCCGCGACGAGCAGGGCGATGCCTACCTCTACGCGAGCCTGCTGCTCGCGAACGCCGCTTCGCTCTTCCTCCCCGGCTCGAACCTCACGAACCTCATCGTCCTTGGCCATCTCCACCTCGACGGCCGCCACTTCCTCGCCGAGACCTGGGCCCCGGCGCTCGCAGGCTTCGTCGCCACCGCGGCGGTCCTCGGGGTGCTCGAGCGCCGCGCCCTTCGCCACCGCGGGGGCGCCGCCACCGCTGGGCGGCGACCCCACCTCGGCGTCGGGCTCGCCTCGGTGACCGCCGCCGCGGCGCTGGTCATCGCGCTCCGCGCGCCAGCCCTGCCGGTCGCGGCGGTCGCGGTCGGAGCGGCCGCAGTGCGGACGGTCACCGACCGCTCGCTCTGGCGGCGCGCCGTGGCCGCCGTGGGGGTGCCCTCCCTGATCGGCCTCTTCGGCGTCGCCGTCGCCCTCGGGACGCTCGGGCGCGTGTGGCACGGCCCGGCGACGTTCGTAGGGCACCTGGACTCGGTTGGCTGCGCGGCTGTCGCCGCGGTCGCGGCGGTGCTCGTGAACAACCTTCCCGCGGCCTCGCTCCTCGCCGCCCGGACCCCGAGCCACCCGATCGCGCTCCTCGTGGGCCTCGACTTCGGCCCCAACCTCTTCCTCACCGGCTCGCTCGCGTGGCTGCTCTGGCTGCGGGCCGCACGGAGAGCGGGCGCCCGGCCCTCGCTGGCGCGGGCCTGCCGCCTCGGCGCCACGACGGTCCCCGTCGCGATCGCGACCGCCCTCGGGGCGCTCGCTCTCTCGGGCGCGCACTGA
- the ligD gene encoding non-homologous end-joining DNA ligase: MAERRAARQGGEPLPTSIQPMLAEAGALPGAGEGWAYEFKWDGVRAIVYLADGRVRAESRNAKDLTGSFPELGELPDLLGGRRAVLDGELVSLDEEGRPSFGRLQQRLHLGGRQLVERRAGEYPTSLLVFDLLYLDGELLLDAPYEERRARLEGLGLSAPHLATPPSVAGGDGGALLEVARERGLEGLVVKRLGSRYAPGRRNGAWRKVKIFRTQEVVIGGWTEGRGERKGSLGALLLGLPGPEGLVYVGKVGTGFSEGARRSLLELLAPLAREDSPFTVPFSPAETRLARFVRPELVGEVQYGEWTGDGHLRHPSWRGLRPDKGPGEVVLEP, from the coding sequence GTGGCTGAGCGCCGCGCAGCGCGCCAGGGAGGCGAGCCGCTGCCCACCTCGATCCAACCGATGCTCGCCGAGGCGGGTGCCTTGCCGGGAGCGGGCGAGGGGTGGGCCTACGAGTTCAAGTGGGACGGGGTGCGGGCGATCGTCTACCTCGCCGACGGCCGGGTGCGCGCCGAGAGTCGCAACGCGAAGGACCTCACCGGCTCGTTTCCCGAGCTCGGCGAGCTGCCCGACCTCCTCGGCGGGCGACGGGCGGTACTCGACGGCGAGCTCGTCTCGCTCGACGAGGAGGGGAGGCCGAGCTTCGGCCGCCTGCAGCAGCGGCTGCACCTCGGTGGCCGCCAACTGGTCGAGCGCCGTGCCGGCGAGTACCCCACCAGCCTGCTCGTCTTCGACCTCCTCTACCTCGATGGCGAGCTCCTCCTCGACGCCCCCTATGAGGAGCGGCGGGCGCGTCTCGAGGGTCTCGGGCTGAGCGCCCCGCACCTAGCCACGCCCCCCTCGGTCGCCGGCGGCGACGGCGGGGCGCTCCTCGAGGTGGCGCGTGAACGCGGCCTCGAAGGGCTCGTCGTGAAGCGACTCGGCTCGCGCTACGCGCCGGGCCGGCGGAACGGTGCGTGGCGGAAGGTGAAGATCTTCCGCACCCAGGAGGTGGTCATCGGGGGCTGGACCGAGGGGCGCGGCGAGCGAAAGGGGAGCCTCGGCGCGCTCCTCCTCGGCCTCCCCGGGCCAGAGGGGCTTGTGTACGTCGGGAAGGTGGGGACCGGATTCTCCGAGGGGGCGCGCCGGTCCCTGCTCGAGCTGCTCGCCCCGCTCGCGCGCGAGGACAGCCCGTTCACGGTGCCGTTCAGCCCCGCCGAGACGCGCCTCGCCCGCTTCGTCCGCCCGGAGCTCGTCGGCGAGGTGCAGTACGGCGAGTGGACGGGGGACGGGCACTTGCGCCACCCCTCCTGGCGCGGGCTGCGCCCCGACAAGGGGCCCGGCGAGGTCGTGCTCGAGCCCTGA